The DNA window ACAGTACTAATAGTATCAGAACAAACAAAacgacaaacaaacaatgaattaaaacgtttaatacacacttatcaaaataaaataaaatatatatgtaaagTAACAGTGACTATATTGTTTCATGATATTGTTGTAAACTCTTGTTTAAGTATTGTCTTCATCTATCAGAATTGGCGCTGGTTCTTTGTTTTTGCCTTTACTAGTATTCGATGCCTTTGGACTTACTCTTTTGGGAGAAGGCGGTCCCGTTGTTTGCAATTCTCGATAGTAACTAGCCAGTACCATTAAACAGTACACTTggcctgaaaataaataaaagggtaCAATTTCATTTTAAGGTCAAATACGAAATTAAACCTCTTTcatgtaggtaattattaaggtaagcgtccacaggcccgcatcgtacgcaacggattttagtttgtcttgtatagaaactcatacaactgcgtccaccgATCCGCATCGCACGTAACGCATCATcatctgatgacgtcacacgaaatacgtacgatgcgtgcgatgcgtttATTATCATACCATTTTAATCTCTTCAGGGCTTCTTTTTGGGaaacattattgtataaaattgatTTCATAATTGCTAATTTGTCagtcaaaatgtaaaaaacaaagtttgtcAAAATCTGTActtaattatctaattaatcTGGTTCGAAGGCCCCTGATGTtaagtaatgttatttaaaaaagttgttgGTAATACTTACCCAGTGTGATTATTAACGTTACTATACCCAATACATAGGCTGGAGAACAATCTGCGCCAGTTTTAGTAGAGGTAAATAAAAGAAGGCTAATACATACATTGTAtactaataaaactaatgagatGTACATAAACCACAACACTGGTTCCGCTAAAGCCtggaaatacaaaattttatttattacagattATTATTGATAACCAAATTAATCATCTGGGCAACTGATTGTCGAGCAATTTGTCGTAGGTTAGATTTCCGCACtgaacaactatttgtgtgatccaccaattgttgtttcgggtctggatgtgatgtgaacttgtatgtttgtaaacacacccacgacacagaagaataTCCTAGTGTTAGTGCTGTGCAacgttaaaattaaaacgtCCAGTGCTTCACCATCTCTATTTTCACCtaaaatatgtcaaaataaaaaaatatgaaaaataaaaacgtgtGGTTCCTCACCTTAAATATACCATACAGTAAGTATATGATAGCGGCGACAAGTGTGATAGAAATTATTAAAGACACATAACTTATCAATCTCGTTACAGTTTTAGAAGTGTAACATCTACTGAATTCATCATTTCCTCcgacatttaaaaatgattcaaTCTGCAAAGCATTCATTTTGGTTAAGTATAGTTTTCTAATGTTCGTTTACCATAATCTATCTTCATTAGCGGATGTGTGGGACAGTGTGTGACTGATATCTTggtatgattatgatgatgatgttcaCTCTCTGAATTCTTCACCAGTTATgaacatgaagcaaatacaaagagggcctttaacataatgtgtgTCACTTTACGGGGTGCGCGAGATGTTACAAATTTACACccttctctattttccatctagcatTTGTCCATTGCTGGACATAAGCCCTTAGAATGAGCTTGATCTTTAGTCTTTCGCAATCAATCACTACCAGGCTCTTTGCAGTAGTCACACGACCTAATACGTGACCAACAATTATAttgaattaagtaataaataaattgagctGGACAGACAGCTGGATAATTTCTCTCCTTAAAAAGGGAGACCATTGGATGCAGGTCGATTCTTATAGAcctatctagaagtcattgggggaggcctatgttcagcagtggacgtcttgtgcaTGATATGATGATAACTAAGATGATGAATAAATCAATATCAACGAGACAGATGGTGGGTTATATGTTGGGTATAGGTTCGTGGGAGTTATGGAGAAATTTAACTTGAACCTACTATAGTGACATGATACATTACCAGTTACCTTCGTCAAAACCAGATTACCAATACCGTACCTCCGTGCAAAACTGGTGACCCTCCTGAGAAGAAAGAACAcagaaaaaggaaaataatatcaaGACGTCGAATCCCTGCCAGTctgaagaaagaaaaatatggcTACCAGCGAAGAATTCTGTGACGCCCACGGCGTGACCACAGTGAAGAGCGACGTGGCGACGATATCCCTGCCCGCAAGATTGCCACAATTTTGGCGGCAAAATCCCCGCCTCTGGTTTGCGCAATTCGAGGCAGCCGTCGCCGCCAGCAAGATAGGAGAGGAGCAGAAATTTAACCTCGTCGTACCACTGCTCGGCAACAGCGACCTAGAACAGATCGCCGACATCATCCTTAACCCCCCAGCTACCGGCAAGTACAGTACGCTAAAAGAACGGCTAATATCCACGTACCAAGAATCCGACCATCGCCAGCTACAGAAGCTACTCAGTGGCCTCGAGCTCGGCGACCAGAAGCCCAGTCAGCTGCTCCGCAAGATGCGTGACCTCAGCGGCAAACTCCTGTCCGACGAAGCACTAAAAGTTATGTGGCTGAATCATCTTCCTGCACAAATACGCGCCGTAATCTCCGTAAACACCGAGTCGTCACTTGAAATGCTAGCCGCCATGGCTGACAAAATGATGGAGCACTTCGAGCCAACTTCCATCAACGCAGTCTCAACAACCACAACAGCGTGTCAAGAAAACTTACAATTCGCCTTACTATCGAAGCAAATAGAAAAACTTTCCCTAGAAATCGCCGAACTCCGTACGAACCAGCAAAGCGCGGGAAACTACCGACGCTACCCGCGCTTCCCACATCGCAATCGCTCACGCTCGCAATCACGATCCAGACAGCGTGGGCAGAGTAATATCAAGCCTGGCGACCCGAATTGGTTGTGTCGCTACCACTACCGATTCGGCGACGAAGCACGCAAATGCGAACCACCGTGTGCGAAGAAGCGGGAAAACTAGAAAGTACATCTACGTTGGCGGGCGTCGATGTAAACCAAACAAGCCGCCGACTCTGCATTATCGACACTAACTTACGAGAGAAGTTTCTTATCGACACGGGAGCCGACATATCTGTCCTATCTGCAAGAAACAAGAAACATTCGAAGCCGGCGAAGACAGCATACAAACTATTCGCAGCAAATGGCACCGAAATTCGCACCTACGGAGAGCGCACACTCGAGCTCAACCTAGGTCTGCGAAGACGATTCAGGTGGACTTTCGTTGTAGCCGACGTCAACACATCGATACTGGGTGCAGACTTCCTAGTACATCACCAACTACTAGTCGACTTGCATCGAAGAAAACTCATCGACCGCGTCACCGAACTCAGTGTAAATACGATCAAGATCAACAGCTCCGATCAAGAAACAGTCTACACAGTGAACCGGGATCACGCCTATCACGACCTACTAAAGAAATATCCCGACGTTCTGCGACCTATGTCATTGAAGACTCCAGTGAAACATAACGTGACTCACCACATCGAGACAACAGGACCACCTATATACTCACGTGCGCGACCTCTACCGCCCGACAGATACAAAGCAGCGAAACTCGAGTTCGAACATATGATGGAGATGGGTATTTGCAAGCCGTCAAATAGTCCTTGGGCGAGTCCACTGCACGTCGTTAAGAAAAAGACGGTTCACTTCGAGTCTGCGGCGACTACAGAAGACTAAACGCCGTCACAGTACCCGATAGATACCCTATACCACGTATCCAAGATTTTACCTACCAACTCCACGGCAAGAAGATATTTTCAAAACTCGATCTCAAGATGGCATACTTCTGGATACCAATAGCTAAAGAAGACGCACAGAAAACTGCAATAATCACTCCATTTGGTCTCTTCGAGTTTAACTGCATGACATTCGGCCTAAGAAACTCCGGACAGACTTTTCAACGATTCATGCACGAAGTGTTACGAGGACTCGACGACATCGTGTTTTGTTACATCGACGATCTACTTGTGCATTCGAAGAATCAAGACGAACATCGACGTCACATCGAAATAATACTCGAACGCCTAAATACCTACGGCGTCAGTCTAAACATCGATAAGTGCGAGTTCGATAAACAAAACGTCGAGTTTCTCGGGTACGAAGTGTCACCGGAAGGAATCAAACCTACTCAAGAACGAATTCAAGCCATAGTTAACTACCCAAAACCACAAACAGTTCAAGACCTAAGAAGATTTCTCGGTATGATTAACTTTTACCGCAGCTGCTTACCCCATCAAGCCGAATATCAACATGAacttaacaaatatttacataatactaaGAAGAAAGATAAGACTCCGATACCGTGGACCACAGAAGCAGAACAAGCCTTCGAGAAATGCCGACAAAGCATTCTCGACGCTACGACGCTCACGCACCCAATACATAACGCGCCGCTACGCTTATATACCGACGCATCGAACTCAAGCATCGGCGCCGTACTTCAACAACAAGTGGACAACGTGTGGAAACCGCTAGCATTTTTCTCGAAGACAATGAGTGAAACACAGCGACGTTACAGTGTATATGATCGCGAATTACTAGCAATGTACACTGCCGTCAAACATCTCCGTCGACTAATAGAGGGCAACGACCTAACAATATTCACAGACCACAAACCTCTTACTTATGCACTAACAAGATCACCTAGTACCAGCGACACATCACGAAGAGAACGCCAACTTCACTTCATCAGCCAGTTTTGTTCGAACATTAAGTACGTGCACGGTGATAACAACGAAGCGGCCGACGCCTTATCACGCATTGAAGAAATCGACCTATCAGAAACTTCAATCGACTACAATCAACTCGCAATAGACCAAGAAAACGACTCAGAACTACAGATTTGCATGTCAAGACCTAACCTACAGTTCACAAGTATTTCACTACCCGGAGGTCAACGACCGATTATCTGCGAAACATCAACAGGCAACATACGTCCGTATTTACCCGCGAAATATCGTTTTGCTGCATTCAAAGCGCAACACGATCTCAGTCACCCAGGCGTACGTACTACGAGGAAGATAATGTCAACGAAGTTCTTCTGGTCGAACATGAACAAAGAAGTCGGAACATGGGCGAAGACATGCATCGGTTGTCAGCGTGGAAAAGTACAGCGGCACACTATCAGTCCTCTCGGCGAGTTCGAAAAATCACAACGTTTCGAGCACATACACGTTGACATCGTGGGACCGCTGCCGCCGTCGAATGACTACCGGTACCTAGTAACGATGATCGATCGCTGCACTAAATGGCCCGAGGCGATACCAGTCCGAGATATCACCGCGGACACGATCGCCAAAGCCATCTTCGACGGGTGGATTTCAAGATTTGGTTGCCCACTACGCATCACGACGGACCAAGGCAGACAGTTCGAATCATCACTGTTCAATTCACTAATGAAGAAATGCGGAATAAAAAGAATACGAACTACAGCCTTCCACCCGCAAGCTAACGGACAAATCGAGCGCTGGCACCGCACTTTGAAGTCGGCACTCATGGCGAGATGCGCGCGCACAAACTGGAGCGACGAGTTATCAACGGTGTTACTAGGATTACGTACAGCACTTCGACAAGACAAGGAAGTCAGCGCGGCACTCATGACCTACGGTTCAACGCTTCGTGTACCATCGGATTTCTTCGTGCCTACACAGCCGAACATTGACGATGCCGAATTCGTTCGCCAGCTGACCGAAACAATGTCTACGTTATCCACGAACAACAAACCACACTCAAACACCGTACGCACATTTGTACACAAGGACCTAACCACGTGTACACACGTCTTTGTGCGCAATGACACCGTGCGCAGCCCGCTTGTACCTCCCTACGATGGCCCCTACAAGGTGATTCAACGCGACGGGAAGAATTTTACCCTACAGATGCCTAATCGAACTACAGTCGTCTCAATAGACAGAATAAAACCGGCATACTTACTCAACGAAGATAAACTGGCATACTTACACAACGAAGAAGAACACAAAACCTCAACTTCATCAAATACGTCGAGCGCTACAAGTACTTCAACTACACACACAAGCAACGACGCGCGGACGCCGCTACCCGCCCCCGCCCCACCGCGCGAAGCCTACGTCACCCGCACCGGCCGGACAGTGAAACCAAATGTACGCTTCGCTTAGGGGGGAGTGATATAGTGACATGATACATTACCAGTTACCTTCGTCAAAACCAGATTACCAATACCGTACCTCCGTGCAAAACTGGTGACCCTCCTGAGAAGAAAGAACAcagaaaaaggaaaataatatcaaGACGCCGAATCCCTGCCAGTCTGAAGAAAGAAAATTATGGCTACCAGCGAAGAATTCTGTGACGCCCACGGCGTGACCACAGTGAAGAGCGACGTGGCGACGATATCCCTGCCCGCAAGATTGCCACAATTTTGGCGGCAAAATCCCCGCCTCTGGTTTGCGCAATTCGAGGCAGCCGTCGCCGCCAGCAAGATAGGAGAGGAGCAGAAATTTAACCTCGTCGTACCACTGCTCGGCAACAGCGACCTAGAACAGATCGCCGACATCATCCTTAACCCCCCAGCTACCGGCAAGTACAGTACGCTAAAAGAACGGCTAATATCCACGTACCAAGAATCCGACCATCGCCAGCTACAGAAGCTACTCAGTGGCCTCGAGCTCGGCGACCAGAAGCCCAGTCAGCTACTCCGCAAGATGCGTGACCTCAGCGGCAAACTCCTGTCCGACGAAGCGCTAAAAGTAATGTGGCTGAACCAACTTCCTGCACAAGTACGCGCCGTAATCTCCGTCAACACCGAGTCGTCACTTGAAATGCTAGCCGCCATGGCTGACAAAATGATGGAGCACTTCGAGCCTACTTCCATCAACGCAGTCTCAACAACCACAACAGCGTGTCAAGAAAACTTACAATTCGCCTTACTATCGAAGCAAATAGAAAAACTTTCCCTAGAAATCGCCGAACTCCGTACGAACCAGCAAAGCGCGGGAAACTACCGACGCTACCCGCGCTTCCCACATCGCAATCGCTCACGCTCGCAATCACGATCCAGACAGCGTGGGCAGAGTAATATCAAGCCTGGCGACCCGAATTGGTTGTGTCGCTACCACTACCGATTCGGCGACGAAGCACGCAAATGCGAACCACCGTGTGCGAAGAAGCGGGAAAACTAGAAAGTACATCTACGTTGGCGGGCGTCGATGTAAACCAAACACTACTAATTAAATTCTGCTTATAGTATTAAGTATTAGGTATTTATAGTACTAGAAAGTCTACAAAAAGAATTGAGAAAATTAAACGTACGACAAAAAGGATGTGAAGTGCAGCTATGACAATGCAacctatttttaatttgatacagTAACAACATAGATGCACACGAGGCAAACATTTGagaaatttcatttaatttagattttttatttgaaaattatatttgcaAACATAACTTTATGTAGGTGACATGTATACAGTTTAATGTCAAAAATGTCATAATCATGATGTCATTATATCAGTTTTTTCTGATTTCTGGTTTTAGGGAATGGACTAAACTTTCTCTCATGTTGGACCTGAACTTAAACTTATTTCTTATGTAAAGAGTTTAATCTAAAGTTAGTTTAGTGTCAATACGAACATTCCacttttagatttttgtttttaaatattaataacgtttTTGATGCAGTCGTTTCCAAACGGCttatctagaagtcattggggaaggcttatgttcagcagtggacgtcttgtggctgatatgatgatgatgatcaaccTAATTGAGAAATAATTCTTAACAGATTTAACATGATAAGCAATAACGTTCAAATAAGCGACTGCAAATTCTTCAAAGACCACAATTTTCTACTAACCACTAAAAcgtaacaagaaaaaataaaaatatggaaaaagaACCCTTCACTTActcataataacatatttaatatccaaacaacattacaataacatttacaTAGCCCATGAAAAAAGTCGACAGTACTTAGTTACATTGCAATTTTGGTTCAGTTGATCTGAAGCAAGTCATGTCTCTCAGCGAGAAGTCTTGCAAGTCAAGAAGTCAAGCAATCTTGCGCTGAAATACGACGATGTTAAGGTTTTAATTGGGTGTTCATATGACCTTGAAATTTCTTTGGTAACTTGGTACCACTAGCAGAAACACCTAATCTTTCTTTACTTGTTTTCACGTTGCCATCTTCATCCTCTACGAGCTCACCAGGTTCACAATTCATCTCCTCTCTATACGTGTACACAATCAGTATAAAGTACGCccatactgaaaaaaaaaacaaatgatgttgtaggttgtctaggaatgttacggacatgcgacgcggctgttataatgccgtatttgtaaagagtgttcaaattagctgaaagagaataatgcactttttggattaactactgggcctatttcactcatttttcgtatgttatcagccaagatgataacaaatatgtggtttaaattaagtcataagaggtttcccttATATGGGTTACTTATTACTGGTGTGTGTAAAAAGACGGAGCTCGTTTCAAACAATACTGGTATGTCGATTATTTAGTACCTCtttataagttattataaaaagctaAAAGGGAGGGGTTTTTTCAGCAGTGGTCATGTCTATCATGGTgacaattttaaaaagaaaacagctACAATAACGCCTTCAAGACTTAGCTGTTTTTGAACAATTAAAGTCAGAAGGAAAATACGTGGCTTGGTTCAATAATACTATACATAGGTAAATTGAACAGGTACTTACATATAGCATAGAAGAAGTGCGCAACACTATCACTGCCGTTATTACAATCGGAAGCAATTATTTGAGCTATAGTGACCGACGCATGGATTACCATCAAAATGGCGGCGAAGAAGCCAAATATAATGAACAGGTCTAAAGTTATTGGATAGGCCTTCTGAAATACAACAAAACCAAATATATTTTGGAAGGAGACACTGCAAAGCTTTTAAACAATTaactacttacctacataaaatgCTATAGCTATATGTAATTGTATACATTAATGTCAATAGACATTATCAGAAGTAATGCGTGCGATATCGCTCTAGTGGATTACCTACcagttaaacatttttttctaaaataaaagtcgCCTAAGTTACtagttacttcttagtacatcagctacctgtcaGTATCGCTCCAACCATCGCAGAGATTAGCAAGAACAAACGAACAGACTGAcaaaagttgtaaaaaatattatattggtgTATGTATATTCCACTCTCTGACACTCCAACTTATTAGTTTAGATAAGTATCTTACCAAAAAGAGGCTGAGTAGAAAGAAAAAGCTGCAGGACAATAACACCACATCGACGAGAAGTAATATCCACATTATGATAATCATAGGTATGTAGAGTATACCTCCTTCTCGTGTGTAAATTTTGGTACAAACAGGACAGAACAGGATCCGAATACTATGCGCAGTCGACATCTATGCAGGgagaaacaatataattaatttttaatcagaaaaatatatttaccgccatacttactcagagtcattcaatggTTACTTTACGTCAACCcagcccttagcaattgttctcggtacaaaatcgttactaacaaatagtttcagtaatcattaaatgtctttaagtACGGTAGTTAGACAACttgtttaatttcaaaaacaagTTATATTTCTTCATATTCCCAGGTTATCTATCTGTTTACTTGATAAAGTTGCTACCTAACGCaaccataaaacataaataatataaggaTCAATAGTGAAACGTAAAAGAAATTCgcacataaaacatattttctataatttattagtttttaatgagTAATCAATCAATTTGTGAACAAAAAGTGTGCACAATCTTAACAAAGAGAATATATTTTCTTGTGGAAAGCTGGAACATGAGACGGTTCTACCCTTTGTATC is part of the Spodoptera frugiperda isolate SF20-4 chromosome 30, AGI-APGP_CSIRO_Sfru_2.0, whole genome shotgun sequence genome and encodes:
- the LOC118269593 gene encoding uncharacterized protein LOC118269593 isoform X3; protein product: MKFLKCLPRVHLCCYCIKLKIGCIVIAALHILFVIESFLNVGGNDEFSRCYTSKTVTRLISYVSLIISITLVAAIIYLLYGIFKALAEPVLWFMYISLVLLVYNVCISLLLFTSTKTGADCSPAYVLGIVTLIITLGQVYCLMVLASYYRELQTTGPPSPKRVSPKASNTSKGKNKEPAPILIDEDNT
- the LOC126912805 gene encoding uncharacterized protein LOC126912805; translation: MATSEEFCDAHGVTTVKSDVATISLPARLPQFWRQNPRLWFAQFEAAVAASKIGEEQKFNLVVPLLGNSDLEQIADIILNPPATGKYSTLKERLISTYQESDHRQLQKLLSGLELGDQKPSQLLRKMRDLSGKLLSDEALKVMWLNHLPAQIRAVISVNTESSLEMLAAMADKMMEHFEPTSINAVSTTTTACQENLQFALLSKQIEKLSLEIAELRTNQQSAGNYRRYPRFPHRNRSRSQSRSRQRGQSNIKPGDPNWLCRYHYRFGDEARKCEPPCAKKREN
- the LOC118269593 gene encoding uncharacterized protein LOC118269593 isoform X4, with amino-acid sequence MKHLPLPKMKHCCYCTTKFRLACILIATWSMMSTAHSIRILFCPVCTKIYTREGGILYIPMIIIMWILLLVDVVLLSCSFFFLLSLFLKAYPITLDLFIIFGFFAAILMVIHASVTIAQIIASDCNNGSDSVAHFFYAILWAYFILIVYTYREEMNCEPGELVEDEDGNVKTTQDCLTS
- the LOC118269593 gene encoding uncharacterized protein LOC118269593 isoform X2 — translated: MKHLPLPKMKHCCYCTTKFRLACILIATWSMMSTAHSIRILFCPVCTKIYTREGGILYIPMIIIMWILLLVDVVLLSCSFFFLLSLFLAYPITLDLFIIFGFFAAILMVIHASVTIAQIIASDCNNGSDSVAHFFYAILWAYFILIVYTYREEMNCEPGELVEDEDGNVKTSKERLGVSASGTKLPKKFQGHMNTQLKP
- the LOC118269593 gene encoding uncharacterized protein LOC118269593 isoform X1, whose translation is MKHLPLPKMKHCCYCTTKFRLACILIATWSMMSTAHSIRILFCPVCTKIYTREGGILYIPMIIIMWILLLVDVVLLSCSFFFLLSLFLKAYPITLDLFIIFGFFAAILMVIHASVTIAQIIASDCNNGSDSVAHFFYAILWAYFILIVYTYREEMNCEPGELVEDEDGNVKTSKERLGVSASGTKLPKKFQGHMNTQLKP